In one Syntrophales bacterium genomic region, the following are encoded:
- a CDS encoding class I SAM-dependent methyltransferase — protein sequence MIKSFYKKIYERLKYTTLFGRGQLIKYLEQEIVLDCSSLLDLGCGSDSPISRFSSKIPYRVGVDIFDNSIWLSKKNNIHNEYIKIDILDVENEFKENSFDCVIAIDLIEHLSKEDGLKLLRIMEKISKKKVVISTPNGFVPQNEYDGNRYQVHLSGWSYEEMVKMGFRIIGIGGWKILRGERGEIVWRPKILWFLISRFTHFYTRNHPEHAFSILCIKNL from the coding sequence GTGATCAAGTCGTTTTATAAAAAGATATATGAGAGATTGAAATATACAACTCTTTTTGGAAGAGGCCAGCTTATAAAGTATCTTGAACAAGAGATTGTCCTGGACTGTAGCTCATTGCTGGATTTAGGCTGTGGCTCTGACTCACCAATCTCAAGATTTTCTTCAAAAATACCCTACCGCGTGGGTGTTGATATATTTGATAATTCTATATGGTTAAGCAAAAAGAACAATATACACAATGAATATATTAAGATAGATATACTTGATGTTGAAAATGAATTTAAGGAAAACTCTTTCGATTGTGTCATTGCCATTGATTTAATAGAGCACCTTTCGAAAGAAGATGGCCTGAAGTTGCTGAGAATAATGGAGAAAATATCGAAGAAAAAAGTTGTTATTTCTACACCAAACGGTTTTGTTCCCCAGAATGAATATGACGGAAATAGATATCAGGTACATCTGTCAGGGTGGTCGTACGAAGAGATGGTAAAGATGGGCTTCCGCATAATCGGCATTGGTGGTTGGAAGATTTTAAGAGGTGAACGTGGAGAAATAGTTTGGCGGCCCAAAATTTTATGGTTCCTCATCTCAAGGTTCACCCACTTTTATACAAGAAATCATCCTGAGCATGCCTTCAGCATTCTGTGTATAAAAAATTTGTAG
- a CDS encoding lysylphosphatidylglycerol synthase transmembrane domain-containing protein, producing the protein MKNRRIWLIVATGAFVVLIAVYINSQRHLLEYLKNVNLSTVAYLMVIMILFQITNGLILKEIASKFNIRLISKEWFGLPFVTAMGNYITPFSGGMIARASYLKYRHSFPYARFVSVLGASYLIYFWVAGIAGIITLMLPFERSMLYWELILFFAGVVLVISSLAMLPTIKIPGNNWVAVSLNNAIDGWTLIKRDSLLLVKLALYTLANILLTGLTFWLAFVALSDSSLSFGTIFLISLFSSFSILLKITPGNLGISEAIITLSSGILGVGAGLGLLASLLIRAVSLIPIFALGPIFSFVLTRELTAHRSNNKSKTV; encoded by the coding sequence ATGAAAAATAGACGAATCTGGTTGATTGTTGCAACAGGAGCTTTTGTCGTTCTAATAGCTGTCTATATTAATTCTCAGCGGCACCTTCTTGAATATTTAAAGAATGTGAATTTGTCTACTGTTGCTTACCTGATGGTGATTATGATTTTATTCCAAATAACAAATGGACTTATATTAAAAGAGATCGCGTCCAAATTTAATATAAGGTTGATCAGCAAAGAGTGGTTTGGCCTCCCCTTTGTTACTGCAATGGGAAATTATATAACACCTTTTTCCGGTGGTATGATTGCCCGGGCATCATACCTGAAGTACCGCCATAGTTTTCCTTATGCGCGGTTTGTTTCGGTTCTTGGGGCAAGCTACCTGATATATTTCTGGGTTGCCGGAATTGCAGGTATTATCACCTTAATGCTGCCATTTGAAAGATCTATGCTCTATTGGGAATTGATACTTTTTTTTGCAGGAGTAGTTCTGGTCATTTCATCTCTTGCCATGCTCCCCACTATAAAGATCCCCGGCAATAATTGGGTGGCTGTATCTTTGAATAATGCCATTGACGGATGGACCCTCATAAAGAGAGACTCACTCCTATTGGTTAAGCTTGCATTGTATACACTTGCGAATATCCTTCTAACTGGTCTCACTTTCTGGTTGGCATTTGTTGCACTGTCTGATTCTTCTTTATCTTTTGGGACAATTTTTTTGATCAGCTTGTTCTCCAGTTTTTCTATCTTGCTAAAGATAACTCCCGGGAACCTTGGCATTTCAGAAGCTATCATAACTCTTAGCTCAGGAATTTTGGGGGTTGGCGCTGGCCTTGGTTTACTGGCGTCTTTGCTCATCAGGGCGGTTTCCCTGATTCCGATCTTTGCCTTGGGCCCGATCTTCAGCTTTGTGCTCACCCGTGAATTGACGGCCCATCGTTCAAATAACAAATCAAAAACGGTTTAA
- a CDS encoding glycosyltransferase family 2 protein has protein sequence MYKQKKVVVVMPAYNAEQTLKRTHAEVMAQEVVDLVIIVDDASQDSTTSIAKTLPNTKVYTHQSNLGYGANQKSCYRLALEEGGDIIVMVHPDYQYTPKLIPAMVSMIGNDLYHCVLGSRILGGYALEGGMPIWKYIANRFLTFVGNIFLGAKLSEYHTGYRAFSRELLEQLPLEVNSDDFVFDNQMLAQIVWFGYTIAEVSCPTKYFPEASSINLPRSIKYGFGCLLTALIFRLAKMKITKSKIFPEYDRYKNS, from the coding sequence ATGTATAAACAAAAAAAAGTTGTCGTAGTTATGCCTGCTTATAATGCTGAGCAGACACTAAAAAGAACCCACGCGGAAGTTATGGCCCAGGAAGTTGTTGATCTGGTTATTATAGTCGATGACGCAAGTCAGGATAGCACCACATCTATCGCAAAGACCCTACCGAACACAAAAGTCTACACGCATCAAAGTAATTTAGGCTACGGAGCCAATCAGAAATCATGTTACAGGCTGGCACTTGAAGAGGGTGGAGATATTATTGTTATGGTCCACCCGGATTACCAGTACACCCCAAAACTCATTCCCGCCATGGTTTCCATGATTGGAAATGATCTTTATCACTGCGTACTGGGATCCAGAATTCTTGGGGGGTACGCCCTTGAAGGAGGCATGCCTATTTGGAAATATATCGCAAACCGGTTCCTTACTTTTGTTGGAAACATTTTTTTAGGGGCAAAGCTTTCTGAATATCATACAGGATACCGGGCATTCTCACGGGAACTCCTGGAACAGTTGCCCCTGGAAGTCAATTCCGATGATTTTGTGTTTGACAATCAGATGCTTGCACAGATTGTGTGGTTCGGGTATACGATTGCCGAGGTCAGTTGTCCGACAAAGTATTTTCCCGAAGCCTCATCGATTAACCTGCCACGAAGCATCAAGTACGGTTTCGGATGTTTGCTTACAGCCCTGATATTTCGCCTAGCGAAGATGAAAATCACTAAATCAAAGATATTTCCCGAATATGACCGATATAAAAACTCGTAA
- a CDS encoding 3-deoxy-D-manno-octulosonic acid transferase has protein sequence MYTTYNIILFISSLFLLPYYLSKMILTGKYRKSLGPKFGLIEPGILKTMEGSPRIWVHAVSVGEVTAAAPIVSSLREIFPSACIILSTSTETGQAMAHRMATDATSYIYYPLDIPFVVRRVLGLVRPDIFVTVETELWPNFLRICKKAGIKIVMVNGRISPRSFKNYIKFRFFWKEVLKQVDEIGVISETDAGRIRALGVPHSKVHVFGNSKYDSLAAMVDPKLQQEISGKLNIVPGSMVFVAGSTHDTEEEIILSVYRRLLEEYPDCKLIIIPRHVERGNEVRSLVSEAGFSDCIMMTEIKNSKKRSQERVIIIDIIGELFKVYSLATVVFCGGSLVPKGGQNILEPAAWGKVIFYGPSMDDFMDEKNLLEEAGGGITIRNGDELLEEIRALLEDPERLLRKGEEGRKSVVSNMGASKRYAEMIKKVLETNR, from the coding sequence ATGTATACAACATACAACATAATTCTATTTATCAGCAGCCTTTTTCTGCTCCCCTACTATCTCTCAAAGATGATCCTTACAGGCAAGTACAGAAAAAGTCTTGGGCCTAAATTCGGTCTTATTGAGCCGGGGATTTTAAAAACAATGGAGGGGAGTCCCAGGATATGGGTCCACGCAGTATCGGTTGGCGAGGTTACAGCCGCCGCTCCTATTGTCTCTTCTCTAAGAGAAATTTTTCCTTCCGCGTGCATCATCCTTTCCACCAGTACGGAGACCGGTCAGGCTATGGCACACAGGATGGCCACCGATGCCACATCATATATCTACTACCCCCTTGATATTCCCTTTGTGGTAAGAAGAGTATTGGGACTTGTGAGACCGGACATATTTGTCACCGTAGAAACGGAACTCTGGCCAAATTTCCTCCGGATCTGTAAAAAAGCAGGCATTAAAATAGTCATGGTTAATGGGAGGATATCGCCACGTTCCTTTAAAAACTACATAAAATTCCGCTTCTTCTGGAAAGAGGTATTGAAGCAGGTCGATGAGATAGGGGTAATATCCGAAACAGATGCCGGCCGAATCAGAGCGCTCGGTGTACCCCATTCTAAGGTACATGTATTCGGGAATTCAAAGTATGACAGCCTTGCAGCGATGGTAGATCCAAAATTACAACAGGAAATTTCAGGAAAGCTCAACATAGTACCCGGATCAATGGTGTTCGTGGCGGGGAGTACCCACGATACCGAAGAAGAAATAATACTCTCTGTCTACCGACGACTCCTTGAAGAATATCCCGATTGTAAGCTAATTATCATCCCGCGCCACGTCGAAAGGGGCAATGAGGTACGTTCTCTTGTAAGCGAAGCCGGATTTTCCGATTGCATCATGATGACCGAGATAAAAAACAGCAAGAAACGTTCACAGGAAAGAGTCATCATCATCGATATCATAGGGGAACTCTTCAAGGTATACAGCCTGGCCACCGTTGTCTTTTGCGGGGGGAGTCTGGTTCCAAAAGGGGGGCAGAACATACTCGAGCCCGCCGCCTGGGGTAAGGTCATATTTTACGGTCCTTCCATGGATGACTTCATGGATGAAAAAAATCTTCTGGAGGAAGCGGGGGGAGGCATTACCATCAGAAACGGTGACGAACTCCTGGAGGAAATACGTGCGCTCCTGGAAGACCCGGAGAGACTATTGCGTAAAGGGGAAGAGGGGCGAAAAAGTGTTGTCTCAAACATGGGGGCCTCCAAAAGATATGCGGAGATGATAAAAAAAGTTTTAGAAACTAACAGGTGA